The Flavivirga eckloniae genomic interval TTAATGGCTTCACTGGCTCCGTCTGGCATATAGCTTAGATCATCGTCACTTAAAACGATATAGGTACCATGTGAATCAAGGCATTTATTTAAACGGGTAAACATGTCTAAGAATTTGTCCCCCATAGTTTTAGCCATATCGGCAAAAGGTTTTTTATCCAATTCTGCAAAATTTTCAATCGGCGTGATATAAAAATATTTAAAATCGTTGGACATAGCTGCAAACCATTCGTCTTGAACATTATGCTCGGTCGTGGCTGTAACAAATTCTTTTGCAATTTTTTCGTATTCAATAAACTTTGAAGGTTTTACATTGTCTTGGTGAACACTAAACATTTTTTGAGCTTGCGACACATGACACGTTAAGAATAATACTATTGTTAAGATAATAGCAGTTTTAATTGTTTTCATAATTAATACGTTTAGTTAATTAAAGGTTGGTTAGTAATTTTAATCTTCTGAAACTTCGGTTGTGTCTTCTGCTTTCGCTTTTTCGGCAACTATCGCCGCAAATTCTGCATTCATTTCTGTGCCATCAAAATAAATATGTTCTTCTGCAATTTTTCCATTTACAAATTGCACAGCCAGATGCACAGGTATGGTTAACTCTTTATTGTTAGAAGCAAAAGTGCCTTTGTGTGTAGCCCAATAATATACCCAGGTTTCATCTTCTTTGTCCAGAACCATTTCAATGTATTCTTTTTCATGGTTAAAGCCATATTTAGACATGGCACTGGTCATAGCCTTTAACCCTTCTAATCGCTTTTCTGGAGTTAAAGGTTTAGTGGAATTAACAAAGATTTTTGCTGTGTCTGCAAAATGACTTTTCCATTTGTCCCAGTCACCCGTTTCGTAGGCTTTAATACCAGATTTTAATGTTTCAATTTCTGCAGATTCTGCAAAATAGCGTTGTTGGGGTTGTTTTCCGCAGGCAATAAAGAGAAGGGCTATTAACTGTAATAAAAGGAGTTTTTTCATTTTGTTTATGGTTTTGAAGTTAGTGTTTCAAATTAGACCATAAGCAATTACAAAAAAGCGCACTTCTTTGATGAGATAAAGTATATATAGAGCCTGGGACTCTCAGGGAATATCTAAGTTACTGAAAAAAAAGGAATTAACAAAAAATAATGTGTGCTCTATGCTATTTCAAAAAAGCTAAACACACAACCACCATAGCTTTTTGAGTAGCTATAATGCTTTAAGTTGGATAGGTTTGTATGCTTGGAATGCTCTATGATGAGAACACCATTTTTTAATAACAAATTGTTTTGAAAAACCAATTCTGGAATTTTAGAAAATTGTTCTTCTGTAAAGCTATATGGAGGATCTGCAAATATGATGTTGGTTTGTAAATTAGACCTCTCTAAAAATTTAAAAACATCACTTTTAATAGTACTAATAGGCATGTCGAAAGCCTCAGCAGTTTGGTTTATAAACTTAATGCAGCCATAATCCTGATCTACACAGGTGATATTTAAAGAGCCTCTTGATGCGAATTCGTAACTTATATTGCCAGTACCGGCAAACAAATCCAAAACAGAAATTTCGTCGAAATAAAATAGATTATTTATAATATTGAACAGCGATTCCTTGGCCATATCGGTTGTTGGTCTCACAGGTAAGTTTTTAGGAGCAACAATTTTTCTACTTTTATAAAGACCTGAAATAATACGCATTAAAAACTTTTTATTATGGTAAAATCTGAATGATTATATTTTGGATTTACTTCGTATTTGTAATTGTCGTTTCTGGTACCAAAGCTTATGTTTCTAATATACTTATAAGCTATTTTATATAAATCATCATCTTTATGTGTATCACCAATAAAAATAAGATTCAACGTTTCGGGATTTAGTTTTAATTGTTCTACGGTAAATAGTAGATAGTATATAAAATCCTCTTTGGTATTGTATTCGAATGTGTTATAAAGCAAAAGTTTGCCCTTTTCTGTAATGATGATTTCAAAATTATTTTTACTCACGTTTAAGTACACCTTAGGGGTGTGTGAGTTTTTTTCAATATTCAAAATTTCTTCAATTAGAATAGTTGAAAGGTGTTTAAAAGTAAATGCCCCGTATTTTTCGTATATAAAATTATTGATATTAATATAAGGTACATATACATTTACGCTGTCGTTTAGCACAATATCATCATGGGCTATAAAATCCGATTTAAGAATCTTAGAATTAAATTTTAAATAGTCTGCAATACAATCTTCTTCAAATAGTGGTTTTGGTACTAGAGTAGAGAGCTCGTTATCGTGAATTACACAAATATTAGCGAATGATTTTTGTAGAGCAGTTTCGGTATTAAAAGTATTTTTTAAGTAATCTAATATCTCTAAAGGATTTAGCTTCTTATCAAAATCGAAACTTTTTAAAAACGAGATCGTGTTGGTATCTTTTTGTAATATACAAAAAGAAAGTCCACTCAAACTTATTTGAATGGACAGTTCTGTATTGGTAAGTATATTAATATTTTTATTCGGCTGAGCCATAATTTTTTGGCCAGTTTCCTATTGTTTTAACTTCATCCATAGAACCAACTCTTAAAGCGTCTCCATTTACTCCGTCTACTGAAACCACTTGGTTTTCTTGAACAAGAAGATCTGGGTTTTGGTCATATAAAATAACGTCCTTTTTTACAGAAGCTTCAAAAACAGGTATTTGTATATCGTTTTGCTCTATAAATCCAGCTTGTAAAACAAATCGTGCACCTTCTTTACCTATTGGTACAAACATCATGCTTTTGTAATGGTTCGAATTTTTAAATAAAGAATCTTTTACTGGAACAAAACCTAAAGTATCGATTATTACAATTTCCTTAGTAGTATCTACACCATATAATTTTGTTAATGCTTCATCTATAACAGTAGAATCTCTACGTTGAGTGATTGTATATTCAGCCGTATCAACAAATTTAATTAAACCTTCAAAGTTATTTGAGAATCTACCAGTTACTTGTTTATGGGCAAGTTGAGCATCTCTAATATCGATCAAACTTGTAATTATTGTTTTGTAACGTTTGTTCTTAACCTTGTTGAACTGAATAGGCTCATAAATAGATAGGTATGTTTGGTAGCCTAAATAACCAATTAATACCCAAAGGACAATGGTTAAAACAGGCTTAATTTTTAAAGGAACGAATTTGTCAATTAGCTTAACCAAGCCAATTGTAACTAATATCACTGCTACAGCAATCAGAATAAATGTCAACATAGGGATGTTTTTAATTAAAAGTCTTTTCGCAAATCTACAATTTTTTTTTAACCGTAAAAACCTAATAAGAGTAAAAATCATTTCTATATTTGAATAATTTTTAATTTGCCTAAACCTTTAATGACGCCATCCGAATTTTATTCCCTTATAAAACAGCAATTTCCGTTTAAACCAACGTTAAAACAGGACGTTGTATTGCAACAGCTATCGGAGTTTATTTTTAGTAAAAAAAACGATGCTTTATACGTGTTGAAGGGGTATGCGGGTACAGGAAAGACAACAATTGTAGGAACAATCGTAACCAATTTGTGGAAAGCAAAGAAAAGCGCCGTTTTAATGGCTCCAACAGGTAGGGCGGCCAAAGTTATTTCTAATTATTCAGGAAAAGAAGCATTTACCATACATAAAAAGATATATTTCCCAAAGAAAGACAGTGGTGGTGGGGTTAAATTCGTCTTGCAACCAAACAAACACAAAAACACGGTTTTTATAGTAGATGAAGCTTCAATGATACCAGATACTCCCGGAGAATCGAAATTCTTTGAAAATGGCTCGCTATTGGACGATTTAATACAGTATGTCTATTCTGGGCATCAGTGTAAATTACTTTTAATTGGAGACACGGCTCAGTTACCACCGGTTAAATTGGATATAAGCCCTGCTTTGAATAAGGATTCACTTGGCTTAAATTACAACAAAGAGGTTTCCGGAACGGAATTGGACGAAGTTGTAAGGCAAGCACAAGATTCAGGTATACTTGCCAATGCAACTGTACTTCGCGAAGCCTTGACATATAATATTTATGATAGTTTCAAATTCGATTTGGTCGACTTTAAGGATATTGTAAGGCTCATTGATGGTCATGATATTATGGATGCCATTACAGATGCTTATAGCGATTTAGGCAAAGAAGAAACTGCTATTATAGTAAGAAGTAACAAGCGTGCTAATTTGTACAATCAGCAAATACGAAATAGGATCTTGTTTAACGAGAGTGAGATTAGTGCTGGAGATTATTTAATGGTGGTTAAAAACAATTATTTTTGGATAAAACCAACTACAGAAGCTGGGTTTATTGCCAATGGTGACATTATTGAAGTTCTCGAGATTTTTAGTATTCAGGAACTTTACGGTTTTCGCTTTGCGGAAGTTAAAGTACGTATGGTAGATTATCCTAAAATGA includes:
- a CDS encoding nuclear transport factor 2 family protein, translated to MKKLLLLQLIALLFIACGKQPQQRYFAESAEIETLKSGIKAYETGDWDKWKSHFADTAKIFVNSTKPLTPEKRLEGLKAMTSAMSKYGFNHEKEYIEMVLDKEDETWVYYWATHKGTFASNNKELTIPVHLAVQFVNGKIAEEHIYFDGTEMNAEFAAIVAEKAKAEDTTEVSED
- a CDS encoding RsmD family RNA methyltransferase, whose protein sequence is MRIISGLYKSRKIVAPKNLPVRPTTDMAKESLFNIINNLFYFDEISVLDLFAGTGNISYEFASRGSLNITCVDQDYGCIKFINQTAEAFDMPISTIKSDVFKFLERSNLQTNIIFADPPYSFTEEQFSKIPELVFQNNLLLKNGVLIIEHSKHTNLSNLKHYSYSKSYGGCVFSFFEIA
- a CDS encoding DUF3822 family protein produces the protein MAQPNKNINILTNTELSIQISLSGLSFCILQKDTNTISFLKSFDFDKKLNPLEILDYLKNTFNTETALQKSFANICVIHDNELSTLVPKPLFEEDCIADYLKFNSKILKSDFIAHDDIVLNDSVNVYVPYININNFIYEKYGAFTFKHLSTILIEEILNIEKNSHTPKVYLNVSKNNFEIIITEKGKLLLYNTFEYNTKEDFIYYLLFTVEQLKLNPETLNLIFIGDTHKDDDLYKIAYKYIRNISFGTRNDNYKYEVNPKYNHSDFTIIKSF
- a CDS encoding ATP-dependent DNA helicase; amino-acid sequence: MTPSEFYSLIKQQFPFKPTLKQDVVLQQLSEFIFSKKNDALYVLKGYAGTGKTTIVGTIVTNLWKAKKSAVLMAPTGRAAKVISNYSGKEAFTIHKKIYFPKKDSGGGVKFVLQPNKHKNTVFIVDEASMIPDTPGESKFFENGSLLDDLIQYVYSGHQCKLLLIGDTAQLPPVKLDISPALNKDSLGLNYNKEVSGTELDEVVRQAQDSGILANATVLREALTYNIYDSFKFDLVDFKDIVRLIDGHDIMDAITDAYSDLGKEETAIIVRSNKRANLYNQQIRNRILFNESEISAGDYLMVVKNNYFWIKPTTEAGFIANGDIIEVLEIFSIQELYGFRFAEVKVRMVDYPKMRPFETVLLLDTIDAETPSLPYEDSNRLYQEVMKDFEDESSKYKKFLKVKGNKHFNALQVKFSYAITCHKSQGGQWNTVFVEQPYLPNGIDKDYLRWLYTAVTRAKEKLYLIGFKDDFFEDV